The proteins below are encoded in one region of Caulobacter henricii:
- a CDS encoding peptidoglycan DD-metalloendopeptidase family protein — protein MAIKRFKRLRQSLEGLFPERHLYIRSGGEMRGYVFSTNKQLLAATAVGCAALWMGVCTAAMMVNALAVSSTDQQVIKQRAYYERLNADRQARLNSAVAQLSATNGSLDELAASVEKRHSALAMLVSDFKGVPGAADALKTSQPHLLAATPVQRIQATRMDQERLIDAAETFAKSRAERLRLAMRMAGLDASNYTGRGVSLGGPLIEAKDPRALAAVLDVDEEFATRIHRAATDMSDMRSLNAAAQKLPFFRPTSNPAMSSSYGVRFDPFTRRPAFHSGLDFPGAFYTPIMSTAPGVVSFTGVRSGYGNTVEVDHGGGFKTRYAHLQAIAVRVGQRVAIGQRVGAMGSTGRSTGPHLHYEVWANGRAQNPNRFLKAGEYVQQAN, from the coding sequence ATGGCCATCAAACGCTTCAAGCGACTGCGCCAATCCCTCGAAGGTCTGTTCCCTGAAAGGCATCTCTATATCCGCTCAGGCGGTGAGATGCGGGGCTACGTCTTCTCGACCAACAAGCAGCTTCTGGCCGCGACCGCCGTCGGCTGCGCCGCGCTGTGGATGGGCGTCTGCACCGCCGCCATGATGGTCAATGCCCTGGCAGTCAGCTCGACCGACCAGCAGGTCATCAAGCAGCGCGCCTATTATGAGCGGCTCAATGCCGACCGTCAGGCCCGCCTGAACAGCGCCGTCGCCCAGCTTTCCGCCACCAACGGTTCCCTGGACGAACTGGCGGCCTCCGTCGAAAAGCGCCACTCGGCGCTCGCCATGCTGGTCAGCGACTTCAAGGGGGTGCCCGGTGCCGCCGACGCCCTCAAGACCTCACAGCCCCACCTTCTCGCGGCGACACCGGTCCAGCGCATCCAGGCCACCCGGATGGATCAGGAACGCCTGATTGACGCTGCCGAGACCTTTGCCAAGAGCCGCGCCGAGCGCCTGCGACTGGCGATGCGGATGGCCGGCCTCGACGCCAGCAACTATACCGGCCGCGGCGTCTCCCTGGGTGGCCCCCTGATCGAAGCCAAGGACCCCCGCGCCCTCGCCGCCGTCCTCGACGTCGACGAAGAGTTCGCAACCCGTATCCACCGCGCCGCGACCGACATGTCCGACATGCGTTCGCTGAATGCCGCGGCACAGAAGCTTCCCTTCTTCCGCCCCACCAGTAATCCGGCCATGAGCAGCAGCTACGGCGTGCGGTTTGATCCGTTCACGCGCCGGCCGGCCTTCCATTCGGGGCTGGACTTCCCGGGCGCGTTCTACACCCCGATCATGTCGACTGCGCCGGGCGTGGTGTCGTTCACCGGCGTTCGGTCCGGCTATGGCAATACGGTCGAGGTCGACCATGGCGGCGGCTTCAAGACCCGCTACGCCCACCTGCAGGCTATCGCCGTGCGCGTGGGCCAACGGGTCGCGATCGGCCAACGCGTCGGGGCCATGGGCTCGACCGGCCGGTCGACCGGGCCGCACCTGCACTACGAAGTCTGGGCCAATGGCAGGGCCCAGAACCCCAATCGCTTTTTGAAGGCTGGTGAGTATGTTCAGCAAGCAAACTAA
- a CDS encoding penicillin-binding protein 1A, translating into MDLKPTERWMAIAGVAVLSAIAVAGFAIAVYAAWLFHDMPDAGELQDYRPPTATRVYAWDGTLIGEYSKERRIFVPYDQIPPQLAQAFMAAEDRNFFRHSGVDVGGFSRAMLKNVGNAARGRRLEGGSTITQQVAKNVLLTSDATVGRKFKEAILAHRLEQSLDKQQILELYLNEIWLGYRSFGVGAASYNYFGKSLPELTLAESAYLAALPKGPDNYHPIRNKAKAKGRRDWILGQMAELGWVSQADAQKAMAEDLVVQAAPKRAAYRDADYFVEEVRQRGVATLGPRLSEGGYYMRTTLDPRMQTAARVALMDGLERYDRRHGWRGAWGHVTADDADWEKAARGKNPPSERQGWRAAVVVSGDGRVRLVKGEGEGAIVSEDMAWARAGKGLKAGDLVFVEKVEGAATYRLRQVPAVNGALVAIEPFSGRVVALVGGYSFSLSNFNRATQAMRQPGSAFKPFVYAAALENGYTPASVIVDSAITLKGANGEDWSPENYHKEFYGAQPLRKGLEQSINAMTVRLAQSVGMRKIIDFSKRTGVVRDMQPVLAMALGAGETTPFKLTSAYAPFVNGGRRVEPHLIELVQDREGKVIFRADKRECVRCTAGFNGDESPRFAAPGEQVMDPVTAYQITSMLQGVVQRGTAAAVSSLGRPLAGKTGTTNEYRSAWFVGYSPNLVVGVFIGFDDNRSLGEGETGAAGPVPVFMDFMKVALKGQPVSDFKPPKTAKFAMVRGIREAFRPGTEPKTEVPAAVDGPQPYSTTWPNGTPTGANNAAEAAKPPPKTVDPLSGLY; encoded by the coding sequence GTGGATCTGAAACCCACCGAACGATGGATGGCCATCGCCGGCGTTGCGGTGCTTTCCGCGATCGCCGTGGCGGGCTTTGCGATCGCCGTCTATGCGGCGTGGCTGTTCCACGACATGCCCGATGCCGGTGAACTGCAGGACTATCGTCCGCCGACGGCGACGCGCGTCTATGCCTGGGACGGGACCCTGATCGGCGAGTACTCCAAGGAGCGCCGGATCTTCGTCCCCTATGACCAGATCCCGCCGCAGCTGGCCCAGGCCTTCATGGCCGCCGAGGACCGCAATTTCTTCCGCCATAGCGGTGTCGATGTCGGCGGCTTTTCGCGCGCCATGCTCAAGAACGTCGGCAATGCCGCGCGGGGCCGGCGACTGGAGGGCGGTTCGACGATCACCCAGCAGGTCGCCAAGAACGTTCTGCTGACCAGCGACGCCACGGTCGGGCGCAAGTTCAAGGAAGCGATCCTGGCCCATCGCCTGGAGCAGTCGCTCGACAAGCAGCAGATCCTTGAGCTGTATCTCAACGAAATCTGGCTGGGCTACCGCTCGTTCGGCGTCGGCGCGGCCTCGTACAACTATTTTGGCAAGTCCCTGCCGGAACTGACCCTGGCTGAGTCCGCCTATCTGGCGGCCCTGCCCAAGGGGCCGGACAACTATCATCCGATCCGCAACAAGGCCAAGGCCAAGGGGCGTCGGGACTGGATCCTGGGCCAGATGGCCGAACTGGGCTGGGTCTCACAGGCTGACGCTCAAAAGGCCATGGCCGAGGATCTGGTGGTTCAGGCGGCGCCCAAGCGTGCCGCCTATCGTGATGCTGACTATTTCGTCGAGGAAGTGCGCCAGCGTGGCGTCGCGACCCTCGGACCGCGCCTCAGCGAGGGCGGCTATTACATGCGCACGACCCTGGATCCGCGCATGCAGACTGCGGCGCGTGTCGCGCTGATGGACGGCCTCGAGCGTTACGATCGTCGTCACGGCTGGCGGGGTGCCTGGGGGCATGTGACCGCCGATGACGCAGACTGGGAGAAGGCCGCGCGCGGCAAGAACCCGCCTTCGGAGCGTCAGGGCTGGCGTGCGGCCGTCGTGGTGTCAGGTGATGGTCGGGTTCGACTGGTCAAGGGCGAGGGCGAAGGGGCCATCGTCAGTGAAGATATGGCCTGGGCCAGGGCGGGCAAGGGTCTGAAAGCCGGCGATCTGGTCTTTGTCGAGAAGGTCGAAGGTGCAGCCACCTATCGCCTGCGGCAGGTGCCGGCCGTCAACGGGGCCCTGGTGGCCATCGAACCCTTCAGTGGCCGTGTCGTGGCCCTCGTCGGGGGCTACAGCTTCTCGCTGTCGAATTTCAACCGCGCCACCCAGGCAATGCGTCAGCCCGGCTCGGCCTTCAAACCGTTCGTCTATGCCGCCGCTCTCGAGAACGGCTACACGCCGGCCAGCGTGATCGTCGATAGCGCCATTACCCTCAAAGGCGCGAATGGCGAGGACTGGAGCCCGGAGAACTACCACAAGGAGTTCTATGGCGCTCAACCCCTGCGCAAGGGCCTGGAACAGTCCATCAATGCCATGACCGTGCGCCTCGCCCAGAGCGTCGGGATGCGCAAGATCATCGACTTCTCCAAGCGCACCGGTGTCGTGCGCGACATGCAACCGGTTCTGGCCATGGCCCTGGGGGCGGGCGAGACAACGCCGTTCAAGCTGACATCGGCCTATGCGCCGTTCGTCAATGGCGGCCGCCGGGTCGAGCCTCACCTGATCGAACTGGTCCAGGACCGCGAAGGCAAGGTCATCTTCCGCGCCGACAAGCGTGAATGCGTGCGCTGTACTGCCGGATTCAATGGCGACGAGAGCCCGCGCTTTGCGGCCCCGGGCGAACAGGTCATGGACCCTGTCACCGCCTACCAGATCACGTCGATGCTGCAGGGGGTCGTACAGCGCGGCACGGCTGCCGCCGTCAGTTCCCTGGGACGCCCCCTGGCGGGCAAGACCGGGACCACCAATGAATATCGCAGCGCCTGGTTCGTCGGCTACTCGCCCAACCTGGTGGTCGGGGTGTTTATCGGCTTTGATGACAACCGTTCACTGGGCGAGGGTGAAACGGGCGCGGCCGGACCCGTGCCGGTGTTCATGGACTTCATGAAGGTCGCCCTGAAGGGCCAGCCGGTCAGCGACTTCAAACCGCCAAAGACCGCCAAGTTCGCCATGGTGCGCGGGATCCGGGAGGCTTTCCGACCGGGCACCGAGCCGAAAACCGAAGTTCCGGCTGCGGTAGACGGCCCCCAGCCCTATTCGACCACATGGCCCAATGGGACGCCGACTGGAGCCAACAACGCTGCAGAGGCGGCCAAGCCTCCGCCCAAGACCGTTGATCCTCTGAGCGGCCTCTATTGA
- a CDS encoding N-acetylmuramoyl-L-alanine amidase family protein has protein sequence MRRVLIGLARTGWLRAALIVGGLTLAGVAVATAQGPAPASGVQKVRFGGDRAETRVVIDLDRAAVGRLIADGALDQRIVIGLPNVSVSGDLQGAGQGLVKRWVIDEAGGGARLRLDLAGRAEVRRRFLLPPGDGATAYRYVIDLIATDGTVPEAAPKLTFASNPVKAPPLRLKKVIVIDAGHGGKDPGSMGASVYEKDVTLAAAKALKARLERTGRFQVVMTRETDTFIPLEARVQIARRSDADLFISMHADSGPDATTRGASVYTLSEKGTERVARVLEKDDWLMKANLPGRDRAVSQILLDLSQRATKNRSAAFAQLLLDRVGEETPLLRRSHRDAGFIVLLAPDVPAVLLEMGFITNPDDERLLSNPASRTRIVNAVGDAIESYFSAQIRKS, from the coding sequence ATGCGCAGAGTTCTCATCGGTTTAGCGCGAACGGGCTGGTTGCGAGCGGCGTTGATCGTCGGCGGCCTGACCCTGGCCGGCGTGGCGGTTGCGACCGCCCAGGGCCCTGCGCCGGCATCCGGTGTTCAAAAAGTTCGTTTTGGCGGCGATCGCGCCGAAACCCGGGTGGTGATCGACCTGGATCGCGCTGCAGTCGGGCGTCTGATCGCCGACGGTGCCCTTGATCAACGTATTGTCATCGGCCTGCCCAATGTTTCGGTCTCGGGTGACCTGCAGGGGGCCGGTCAGGGCCTGGTCAAGCGCTGGGTGATCGACGAGGCCGGGGGCGGCGCGCGCCTTCGCCTCGATCTGGCCGGTCGGGCCGAGGTCCGGCGGCGATTTCTGCTCCCGCCCGGTGATGGAGCCACGGCCTATCGCTATGTGATTGACCTGATCGCCACGGACGGCACCGTCCCCGAGGCCGCGCCAAAGCTCACCTTTGCTTCCAACCCCGTCAAGGCACCGCCTCTGCGGCTCAAGAAGGTGATCGTCATCGACGCCGGCCATGGCGGCAAGGATCCCGGCTCAATGGGGGCCTCGGTCTATGAAAAGGACGTCACCCTCGCTGCCGCAAAAGCGCTTAAGGCCAGGCTGGAGCGCACGGGCCGATTCCAGGTCGTGATGACGCGGGAGACTGACACCTTCATTCCGCTGGAGGCGCGTGTCCAGATTGCCCGCCGGTCGGATGCCGATCTCTTCATCTCAATGCATGCGGACTCGGGCCCCGACGCCACCACGCGGGGTGCCAGCGTCTACACCTTGTCTGAAAAGGGCACTGAGCGCGTGGCGCGGGTGCTCGAAAAAGACGACTGGCTGATGAAGGCCAACCTGCCGGGCCGTGATCGCGCGGTCAGCCAGATTCTGCTGGATCTGTCGCAGCGGGCTACCAAGAACCGCTCAGCCGCCTTCGCCCAACTCTTGCTTGATCGGGTGGGGGAGGAGACGCCCCTTCTGCGTCGCAGCCATCGTGACGCGGGCTTTATTGTGCTCCTGGCACCGGATGTCCCCGCCGTGCTGCTCGAGATGGGTTTCATCACCAATCCCGATGACGAGCGTCTGCTGAGCAACCCCGCCAGCCGGACCCGCATCGTCAATGCCGTCGGGGACGCGATTGAGTCCTATTTCTCGGCCCAGATCCGCAAGTCCTGA
- a CDS encoding bactofilin family protein: MFSKQTKGSTKGPAKIEPLPTPVASVDQVRKVAPKVASLISADITIEGGVTGDGELQIDGVVRGDVRVGRLTVGETGHVEGSVYAEAVEVRGRVVGAITSKQVRLYGTSYIDGDITHEQLAMETGAFFQGRSLKFQRPAHQPAPVPTPVLSSVPEPQAKPA, translated from the coding sequence ATGTTCAGCAAGCAAACTAAAGGCTCGACCAAGGGCCCGGCCAAGATCGAGCCCCTGCCCACGCCCGTCGCCAGTGTTGACCAGGTGCGCAAGGTCGCCCCGAAAGTGGCGTCCCTGATCTCGGCCGACATCACCATCGAAGGTGGCGTCACGGGTGATGGCGAACTGCAGATCGACGGTGTCGTGCGAGGCGATGTGCGCGTGGGTCGCCTAACGGTCGGTGAAACCGGTCACGTCGAAGGCTCGGTCTATGCCGAGGCCGTCGAGGTCCGCGGCCGGGTGGTCGGTGCCATCACCTCCAAGCAGGTCCGCCTGTACGGCACGTCCTATATCGACGGCGACATCACCCACGAACAACTGGCCATGGAAACCGGTGCCTTCTTCCAGGGCCGCAGCCTGAAGTTCCAGCGTCCGGCTCATCAGCCGGCTCCGGTTCCCACGCCGGTCCTCAGTTCGGTCCCCGAGCCGCAGGCCAAACCGGCCTAA
- a CDS encoding peroxiredoxin, producing MLEAGDKAPEFDLPTDTGRVSLASLKGKKIVLYFYPKDDTSGCTSEALQFSSEVEEFAKVGAVIVGVSKDSAASHAKFRKKHDLTVELAADTTGEIVETYGAWVEKSMYGRKYMGIDRSTFLIDAEGVVREVWRKVKVPGHIKAVLTAAKALK from the coding sequence ATGCTGGAAGCTGGCGACAAGGCTCCCGAATTTGACCTGCCGACCGATACGGGCCGCGTCAGCCTCGCGAGCCTGAAGGGCAAGAAGATCGTTCTCTATTTCTACCCCAAGGACGACACTTCGGGCTGCACGTCCGAAGCCCTGCAGTTTTCGTCCGAGGTCGAGGAGTTCGCCAAGGTCGGCGCGGTGATCGTCGGCGTCTCGAAAGACAGTGCCGCCTCACATGCCAAGTTTCGCAAGAAGCATGACCTGACCGTCGAACTCGCCGCCGACACCACAGGTGAGATCGTCGAAACCTACGGTGCCTGGGTCGAGAAGAGCATGTACGGCCGCAAGTACATGGGGATCGACCGCTCGACCTTCCTGATCGACGCTGAAGGCGTCGTTCGCGAAGTCTGGCGCAAGGTAAAGGTGCCGGGTCACATCAAGGCGGTTCTGACCGCCGCCAAGGCGCTCAAATAG
- a CDS encoding M48 family metalloprotease gives MTSRKRWAELRLRALCSVTLVTALTLSTWAPAAAQEGPSLIRDTEIEEILHRDADPIFEAAGLDSRTVRILLVGDKSLNAFATQGLMMGLNTGLILQTETPNQLKGVIAHEAGHLAGGHPIRSSEMMRAGLKPMILTMGLGVLAALAGAPDAGAVLLGNASYFGTLGALGYSRDQESRADQAAAGFLEATGQSGRGLVEFFDNFRYQEVFDQARRFAYFRSHPLSSERIETLRSRVERQSHYDAVDSPADLAEHQIMRAKLEGFLNPQIALMKYKEADTSFPARYARAIAYYQMKEPDRALKLIDGLLEDNPENPYLWELKGQVLFEFNRVEQAEAPQRKSVALKPDAPLLRINLGQTLISLKDTAKVEEGVRELKRALLNDNDNAVTWRLLAQAYDKQGKDGDARLATAEQYFSLGAAQEARVFAMRARELLTKDTPEWRRATDIVLASRPSNQDLKDLAKEGATQSVFRR, from the coding sequence ATGACCTCGCGAAAGCGGTGGGCTGAACTAAGGCTTCGCGCCCTGTGCTCCGTGACCCTGGTCACGGCACTGACCCTTTCAACCTGGGCTCCTGCCGCCGCCCAGGAAGGGCCCTCTCTGATCCGCGACACCGAGATCGAGGAAATCCTGCATCGTGATGCGGATCCGATCTTCGAGGCGGCGGGGCTGGATTCCCGAACCGTTCGTATCCTGCTGGTCGGCGACAAGTCCCTGAACGCCTTCGCGACCCAGGGTCTGATGATGGGCCTGAATACCGGCCTGATCCTGCAGACCGAGACGCCCAACCAACTGAAGGGTGTCATTGCTCACGAAGCCGGGCACCTGGCCGGCGGTCACCCGATCCGGTCTTCAGAAATGATGCGCGCCGGCCTGAAGCCGATGATCCTGACCATGGGCCTTGGCGTGCTGGCGGCCCTGGCCGGGGCCCCGGACGCCGGTGCCGTGCTGTTGGGCAACGCCTCCTATTTCGGGACCCTCGGCGCGCTCGGCTATAGCCGGGACCAGGAGTCGCGCGCCGACCAGGCCGCCGCGGGTTTCCTGGAAGCGACCGGCCAGTCCGGCCGCGGGCTGGTCGAGTTTTTCGACAATTTCCGCTACCAGGAAGTCTTTGATCAGGCCCGGCGGTTCGCCTATTTCCGCAGCCACCCCCTGTCCTCAGAGCGGATCGAGACCCTGCGCAGCCGGGTTGAGCGCCAGTCCCACTACGACGCCGTGGACAGTCCGGCGGACCTGGCCGAGCATCAGATCATGCGGGCCAAGCTCGAAGGGTTTCTCAACCCTCAGATTGCGCTGATGAAATACAAGGAAGCCGACACCAGCTTCCCGGCCCGCTATGCCCGCGCGATCGCCTATTATCAGATGAAGGAGCCCGACCGAGCCCTGAAACTGATCGACGGCCTGCTCGAGGACAATCCCGAGAACCCGTATCTGTGGGAACTGAAGGGTCAGGTCCTGTTCGAGTTCAATCGCGTCGAACAGGCCGAAGCGCCTCAGAGAAAGTCCGTGGCCCTGAAGCCCGACGCTCCCCTGCTGCGCATCAATCTAGGCCAGACCCTGATCAGCCTGAAGGACACCGCCAAGGTCGAGGAGGGTGTGCGCGAGCTCAAGCGCGCCCTTCTCAATGACAACGACAATGCCGTGACCTGGCGTTTGCTGGCCCAGGCCTATGACAAGCAGGGCAAGGACGGCGACGCCCGTCTGGCGACCGCGGAACAGTATTTCTCGCTCGGCGCGGCCCAGGAGGCCCGGGTCTTCGCCATGCGGGCACGAGAGCTCCTGACCAAGGACACCCCCGAGTGGCGACGGGCCACGGATATCGTCCTGGCCTCGCGTCCGAGCAATCAGGACCTTAAGGATCTCGCCAAGGAAGGCGCGACCCAGTCCGTTTTCCGTCGTTAA
- the prfB gene encoding peptide chain release factor 2 (programmed frameshift) has protein sequence MRPDVEASAADIEQSVGLLRRRLDWDAALRKLDELNARVEDPTLWDKPAEAQAVSRERAGLAVRVEAVQALEQGLKDALEYAELADMEGDEALLEDARAQLKDLKERAGRAELEALLSGEADGNDCYVEINSGAGGTESCDWAGMLLRMYSRWANAHKMSVELVEETSGDQVGIKSATLLVKGPNAYGWLKTEAGVHRLVRISPYDAAAKRHTSFASAWVYPVVDDTIEIEINPSDVRTDTYRASGAGGQHINKTDSAVRLTHIPTGIAVACQSGRSQHQNREEAWKMLRARLYEAELQKREAAQQALEDQKTDIGWGHQIRSYVLQPYQMVKDLRTNVETSDTQGVLDGDLDEFMGASLAQRVGATRDA, from the exons ATGCGACCGGATGTTGAGGCCTCTGCGGCCGACATCGAGCAGTCCGTAGGACTGCTCAGGAGGCGTCTT GACTGGGATGCCGCACTTCGAAAGCTCGATGAGCTGAACGCCCGGGTCGAGGACCCGACCTTGTGGGACAAGCCCGCTGAAGCCCAGGCTGTCTCGCGCGAACGCGCGGGCCTTGCGGTGCGCGTTGAAGCCGTTCAGGCCCTTGAACAGGGCCTGAAGGATGCGCTGGAATATGCCGAGTTGGCGGACATGGAGGGCGACGAAGCCCTGCTGGAGGATGCCCGCGCCCAGCTGAAGGACCTCAAGGAGCGGGCTGGTCGCGCTGAGCTGGAGGCTCTGCTGTCCGGCGAGGCTGACGGCAATGACTGCTATGTCGAGATCAATTCCGGCGCGGGCGGGACCGAGTCCTGCGACTGGGCCGGCATGCTTCTCCGGATGTATTCGCGCTGGGCGAACGCGCACAAGATGAGCGTGGAACTGGTGGAAGAAACCTCCGGTGACCAGGTCGGCATCAAGTCGGCGACCCTGCTGGTCAAGGGGCCCAATGCCTATGGCTGGCTGAAGACCGAGGCCGGAGTGCACCGCCTGGTGCGCATCAGCCCCTATGACGCTGCCGCCAAGCGCCATACCAGCTTCGCCTCGGCCTGGGTCTACCCGGTGGTGGATGACACGATCGAGATCGAGATCAACCCTTCGGACGTGCGCACCGACACCTACCGCGCTAGCGGCGCCGGTGGGCAGCACATCAACAAGACCGACTCGGCGGTGCGTCTGACGCACATTCCGACCGGTATTGCCGTCGCCTGCCAGTCTGGCCGCTCGCAGCACCAGAACCGCGAAGAGGCCTGGAAGATGCTGCGCGCGCGCCTCTATGAGGCCGAACTGCAGAAGCGGGAAGCCGCCCAGCAGGCGCTTGAAGACCAGAAGACCGACATCGGCTGGGGTCACCAGATCCGCAGCTACGTCCTGCAGCCCTATCAGATGGTCAAGGACCTGCGGACCAATGTCGAAACCTCCGACACCCAGGGGGTGCTGGATGGCGATCTGGACGAGTTCATGGGCGCGTCCCTCGCCCAGCGGGTCGGTGCCACCCGCGACGCCTGA
- a CDS encoding Rne/Rng family ribonuclease, which produces MSKKMLIDAAHAEETRVVVVDGTRVEEFDFESQTRKQLRGNIYLAKVTRVEPSLQAAFIEYGGNRHGFLAFNEIHPDYYQIPVADREALMRDDSHDDEDDHVSARRDDEDGDHVDDEEDAVEEELARRKRRLMRKYKIQEVIRRRQIMLVQVVKEERGNKGAALTTYLSLAGRYGVLMPNTARGGGISRKITTVTDRKRLKSVVQSLDVPQGMGLIIRTAGAKRTKAEIKRDYDYLLRLWENIRETTLHSVAPALIYEEEDLVKRAIRDMYDKELEGIWVEGEAGFREARDFMRMLMPSQAKKVFHYRDPAPLFVKHRIEDHLAQIYSPVVPLRSGGYLVINQTEALVAIDVNSGKATRERNIEATALKTNTEAAEEAARQLRLRDLAGLIVIDFIDMDEGKNNRAVEKVLKDALKDDRARIQMGKISGFGLMEISRQRRRTGVLEGTTHVCEHCEGTGRVRSVESSALAALRAVEVEALKGSGAITLKVSRAVGIYILNEKRAYLVRLQQTHGLFVTVLVDESLHAAENEIERTELGERIAIAPPPLSEEDFDDEAYDDEDEADEDEEILDDESLEDEDGDDDASAVRAAARAKPRTEPASDDSDRNRKRKRRRRGRRDDVDAGSDDETSEEAEGEDDAEGDRSDFAIEGEDEEARRRRRRRGRRGGRRGGREDGDRPTDAFVWIRPRVPFGDSAFAWHDPAALDGRGGEPRRPAPEPAQAAAKPERAERAERSERPERTERSEGRSSRNRGRGRGERDARPAAIQPVADVELPPIPTVIAEPPPSDIWVELPAPSVDAPKKARRPRSRGRKGDAPVIEDTIEATSDAAAPEVAAPVEPVVVEPVSVPQVAEPPAVEVQAAPEPTPAVEAVIAPTAPVTPDPAEITTPPAKPRGGWWRRG; this is translated from the coding sequence ATGTCGAAGAAGATGCTTATCGACGCAGCACACGCCGAAGAGACGCGTGTGGTCGTCGTGGACGGAACCCGGGTTGAAGAATTCGATTTCGAAAGCCAGACCCGCAAACAGCTTCGCGGAAACATCTATCTCGCCAAGGTAACCCGCGTCGAACCCAGCCTGCAGGCGGCGTTCATCGAGTATGGCGGCAATCGCCACGGGTTCCTCGCCTTCAACGAGATCCATCCCGACTACTACCAGATCCCGGTCGCCGACCGGGAAGCGCTCATGCGCGACGACTCGCACGATGACGAGGACGACCACGTCTCCGCCCGTCGCGATGACGAGGATGGCGATCACGTCGACGACGAGGAAGACGCCGTCGAAGAAGAACTGGCGCGCCGCAAGCGCCGGCTGATGCGCAAGTACAAGATCCAGGAAGTGATCCGCCGCCGGCAGATCATGCTGGTTCAGGTCGTCAAGGAAGAGCGCGGCAACAAGGGCGCGGCCCTGACCACCTACCTGTCCCTGGCCGGCCGCTATGGCGTTCTGATGCCCAATACGGCGCGGGGCGGCGGCATCAGCCGCAAGATCACGACGGTCACTGACCGCAAGCGCCTCAAGAGCGTGGTCCAGAGCCTCGATGTGCCCCAGGGCATGGGCCTGATCATCCGCACGGCCGGTGCCAAGCGCACCAAGGCGGAAATCAAGCGCGACTATGACTACCTGCTGCGCCTGTGGGAGAACATTCGCGAGACCACCCTGCATTCGGTGGCCCCGGCGCTGATCTACGAGGAAGAAGACCTCGTCAAACGCGCCATCCGCGACATGTACGACAAGGAACTGGAAGGCATCTGGGTCGAGGGTGAAGCCGGCTTCCGCGAAGCGCGCGACTTCATGCGCATGCTGATGCCGAGCCAGGCCAAGAAGGTGTTCCACTACCGCGATCCGGCGCCGCTGTTCGTCAAGCACCGTATCGAAGACCATCTGGCGCAGATCTATTCGCCGGTCGTGCCCCTGCGCTCAGGCGGCTATCTGGTCATCAACCAGACCGAAGCCCTGGTCGCCATCGACGTCAATTCGGGCAAGGCGACGCGCGAGCGCAACATCGAGGCGACCGCTCTCAAGACCAATACCGAAGCCGCAGAAGAAGCGGCCCGCCAGCTGCGCCTGCGCGACCTGGCCGGCCTGATCGTCATCGACTTCATCGACATGGATGAAGGCAAGAACAACCGCGCCGTCGAGAAGGTCCTCAAGGACGCGCTCAAGGACGATCGCGCCCGCATTCAGATGGGCAAGATCAGCGGTTTTGGCCTGATGGAAATCAGCCGCCAGCGCCGCCGCACGGGCGTCCTGGAAGGCACCACCCACGTCTGCGAACACTGCGAAGGCACCGGCCGGGTCCGTTCGGTCGAGTCCAGCGCCCTGGCGGCCCTGCGGGCCGTCGAGGTCGAGGCCCTGAAGGGCAGCGGCGCCATCACCCTGAAGGTCTCGCGCGCCGTCGGCATCTATATCCTGAACGAAAAGCGCGCCTACCTGGTCCGCCTGCAGCAGACCCACGGTCTGTTCGTGACGGTGCTGGTCGACGAGAGCCTCCACGCGGCCGAGAACGAGATCGAGCGCACCGAGCTGGGCGAACGCATCGCCATCGCCCCGCCGCCTCTGTCGGAGGAGGACTTCGACGACGAGGCCTATGACGACGAGGATGAAGCCGACGAGGACGAAGAAATCCTCGATGACGAGTCGCTCGAGGATGAAGACGGCGACGATGACGCCTCGGCCGTCCGCGCTGCAGCTCGCGCCAAGCCTCGGACTGAGCCTGCCAGTGACGACAGCGACCGCAATCGCAAGCGCAAGCGGCGCCGGCGCGGGCGTCGTGACGATGTCGACGCCGGCTCGGACGATGAAACCTCGGAAGAGGCCGAAGGCGAAGACGACGCCGAAGGGGACCGCAGCGACTTCGCCATCGAGGGTGAGGACGAAGAAGCCCGCCGCCGCCGCCGCCGCCGCGGCCGCCGGGGCGGTCGTCGCGGGGGTCGCGAAGACGGTGATCGTCCGACCGACGCCTTCGTCTGGATCCGTCCGCGTGTCCCGTTCGGCGACAGCGCCTTTGCCTGGCATGACCCCGCAGCCCTGGACGGCCGTGGCGGCGAGCCGCGCCGACCTGCGCCGGAGCCGGCCCAGGCCGCGGCCAAACCAGAGCGTGCGGAACGGGCCGAACGGTCGGAACGGCCAGAACGGACCGAACGGTCCGAAGGCCGCTCAAGCCGCAACCGTGGTCGCGGCCGAGGCGAACGTGATGCGCGGCCTGCCGCCATTCAGCCTGTGGCCGATGTCGAACTGCCGCCGATTCCGACCGTCATCGCCGAGCCTCCGCCGAGCGACATCTGGGTCGAACTGCCGGCCCCCAGCGTCGATGCGCCGAAAAAGGCCCGCCGCCCCCGCTCACGCGGTCGCAAGGGTGACGCCCCGGTGATCGAGGACACCATCGAGGCCACCTCCGACGCCGCTGCGCCGGAAGTGGCCGCGCCAGTGGAGCCCGTGGTCGTCGAACCTGTTTCAGTGCCCCAGGTCGCTGAGCCGCCGGCGGTCGAGGTGCAAGCCGCGCCCGAGCCGACCCCGGCCGTGGAAGCGGTTATCGCGCCGACGGCCCCGGTCACGCCGGATCCGGCCGAAATCACCACCCCTCCGGCCAAGCCGCGTGGCGGCTGGTGGCGCCGGGGCTGA